AAGACTGAAGGCCGTGCTTACCGCGCTGGCAGCTTCCCCTTCCTGGCTAACGGCCGTGCCCGCGCACTGGGTGACACCACCGGCTTTGTGAAGGTTCTGGCTGATGCCAAGACCGACGAAGTTCTGGGCGTGCACTTTGTGGGCCCTGTGGCTTCCGAGCTGGTAGCTGAAGCTGTTGCGATCATGGAATTCCGTGGCGCGTCGGAAGACATCGCCCGTATTTGCCATGCTCACCCAACCCTGTCCGAAGCCCTGAAAGAAGCGGCCTTGGCAGTGGACAAACGCGCTCTGAACTTCTGATAGACTTTCAGGGTGTTGTTGGAAAAGGGCGGGCACGGGCTCGCCCTTTTTTTCGTCACGAAAGGCTGATCAAAGCAGTCTGTACAGGCTGTGATGCGTGAGATAATTGACCGCGCAGTATGCTCAGACCCTGCATCAAAGGCAGTGCTGTTGTGGACCGCAGTGCATGCTGGCAGACCACTACCTGTCTCGGACAGGTTCTTTTATTTTCAGTGATATGAATGTTCGCGAGTATTACCATCAGGCTTTAGCGGAAAAAGGCTACCGTGCCGACCAGGCACAGGAGCAAGCTATAGACCGGCTGCAACGCTATTACGACGAGTGGGTGGAGTATCGCAAAATGCGCTCCAGTACCTTGCGTCGCATGTTTTCCCGCCCGGAAGTGCCGCGTGGTGTGTACCTGTGGGGTGGTGTAGGGCGCGGCAAGAGCTTTCTGATGGACGCCTTCTACCTGACGGTACCGCTCAAGCGCAAAACCCGCATTCACTTCCATGAGTTCATGCGTGGCGTGCACAAGGAGCTGAATCAGGTCAAAGGCATGAGCGATCCTTTGGACGAGGTTGCCAAGCGTATCGCCAAGCGTTACCGCCTGATCTGTTTTGACGAGTTTCACGTCTCGGACGTGGCCGATGCCATGATTCTGTACAAGCTGCTGCTGGGCCTGTTCGAGCGCGGCACGTCCTTTGTGATGACGTCCAACTACGAGCCGTCCACGCTGTATCCGGAAGGCCTGCACCGTGATCGCATCTTGCCCGCCATTGCGCTGATCCAGAAGAACATGGACATCATGAACGTGGACACCGGTGTAGATTACCGCCGCCGTGCGCTGGAACAGGTGAAAACCTATCTGACGCCATTGGGTCCGGAGACCACCGCAGAACTGCAATCCATG
This genomic window from Alcaligenes faecalis contains:
- the zapE gene encoding cell division protein ZapE; the protein is MNVREYYHQALAEKGYRADQAQEQAIDRLQRYYDEWVEYRKMRSSTLRRMFSRPEVPRGVYLWGGVGRGKSFLMDAFYLTVPLKRKTRIHFHEFMRGVHKELNQVKGMSDPLDEVAKRIAKRYRLICFDEFHVSDVADAMILYKLLLGLFERGTSFVMTSNYEPSTLYPEGLHRDRILPAIALIQKNMDIMNVDTGVDYRRRALEQVKTYLTPLGPETTAELQSMFTALSDTAPQEPVLSIENRDVKAVALSGSAVWFDFETLCVSARSQNDYLELANRFQTVILSDVPRMTARDASAARRFTWLVDVFYDHKVKFIMSAAVPEEELYVDGPMANEFHRTVSRLMEMQSREYLESERRQAVIL